A window from Manis javanica isolate MJ-LG chromosome 10, MJ_LKY, whole genome shotgun sequence encodes these proteins:
- the LOC108385055 gene encoding lysine-specific demethylase 4D-like produces MWKTTFAWHTEDMDLYNINYVHFGEPKTWYAVPPEHGWRLECLAKEFFPASAHSCGAFLQHKVALMSPTVLRDNRIPFSRVTQEAGEFIVTFPYGYHAGFNHGFNCAEAINFAMPRWLDYGKVASQCSCGEARVSFPMDIFVHTLQPERYELWKHGQDWAAVNHLAPAAMGSQEPGTWKELWATRRAALGLQHLLPRHSLNPARQVAVRQGGHRHAPRLLGSRHRMRASDPPSAVQGRDAACRSLEHSSALLTTSGPSDLGLHPTGRCGPGMRSPGRRPREQGTQELTDQALAKKCLLLSTACAAQDPGAQALSSDGPSLDNTAPPSPVSPHSAKASGCCCVPAP; encoded by the coding sequence ATGTGGAAGACCACATTCGCATGGCACACAGAGGACATGGACTTGTACAATATCAACTATGTGCACTTCGGGGAGCCCAAAACGTGGTATGCGGTGCCCCCAGAGCATGGCTGGCGCCTGGAATGCCTGGCTAAGGAGTTCTTCCCAGCCAGTGCCCATAGTTGCGGGGCCTTCCTGCAGCACAAGGTGGCCCTCATGTCACCCACTGTCCTCAGGGACAACAGGATCCCCTTCAGTCGGGTCACGCAGGAGGCTGGCGAGTTCATAGTGACATTTCCCTATGGCTACCACGCTGGCTTCAACCATGGCTTCAACTGTGCAGAGGCCATCAACTTCGCCATGCCACGCTGGCTCGATTATGGCAAAGTGGCCTCTCAGTGCAGCTGTGGGGAGGCCAGGGTCAGCTTTCCCATGGATATCTTTGTGCACACCCTGCAGCCCGAGCGCTATGAGCTCTGGAAGCATGGGCAGGACTGGGCGGCGGTGAACCACTTGGCGCCCGCAGCCATGGGCAGCCAGGAGCCGGGCACCTGGAAGGAGTTGTGGGCGACCAGGAGAGCTGCGCTGGGCCTCCAGCACCTGCTGCCCCGCCATTCACTGAACCCTGCCAGGCAGGTGGCCGTGAGGCAAGGGGGCCACCGCCACGCCCCTAGGCTGCTCGGGTCTCGGCACCGCATGAGGGCCTCTGATCCTCCCTCTGCCGTTCAGGGCAGGGATGCTGCTTGTCGGTCCCTGGAGCACAGCTCAGCCCTGCTGACAACCTCGGGCCCATCTGACCTGGGTCTCCACCCAACTGGCAGGTGTGGTCCTGGCATGCGTAGTCCTGGTCGTCGTCCTCGGGAGCAGGGTACTCAGGAGCTGACTGACCAGGCACTGGCCAAGAAGTGCCTCTTGCTGAGCACAGCATGTGCAGCTCAGGATCCCGGTGCTCAGGCTCTGTCTTCAGACGGACCCTCACTGGACAACACTGCACCGCCGAGCCCTGTGTCCCCGCATTCTGCTAAGGCTTCTGGGTGCTGCTGTGTCCCTGCACCCTGA